A portion of the Roseovarius sp. M141 genome contains these proteins:
- a CDS encoding PRC-barrel domain-containing protein, producing the protein MRLPKLFASATIVSVASLAFAVRAADMESLPDAGASKGQEILQCQSDLLTFEDELVQAGFGVLAPGGYVGGYAGYKTGYGLIGTPRQQMQMLRDAAGVYALAGDERACQMVLASMRDIYEAHDKLVGFETDNPEARTAWRRVHLAKAVPVTEMDRLMRADVIIGVDLRTADDTMLGEIKDIVLDPKRQTIAYVLASRGGFLGLTEELIAVRWADLRATDDHEIYVLDVSPEAFAAAPKVERRNFEASSGQGWRNSLDQYWAGVIDKS; encoded by the coding sequence ATGCGACTACCAAAGTTATTCGCCTCTGCAACGATCGTTTCGGTGGCGAGCCTCGCATTCGCCGTTCGCGCGGCGGATATGGAATCGCTTCCGGACGCGGGGGCTTCTAAGGGACAGGAGATCCTGCAGTGCCAGAGCGATCTGCTGACGTTCGAGGACGAGTTGGTACAGGCTGGGTTCGGAGTATTGGCGCCAGGCGGCTATGTTGGCGGATATGCCGGATACAAGACGGGCTACGGCCTGATCGGCACGCCGCGTCAGCAGATGCAAATGCTGCGCGACGCAGCCGGGGTATATGCGCTCGCAGGCGATGAGAGAGCCTGCCAGATGGTGCTTGCTTCCATGCGGGATATTTATGAAGCGCATGACAAGCTGGTTGGTTTTGAAACCGATAATCCGGAGGCCCGGACAGCGTGGCGGCGTGTTCATCTGGCTAAGGCTGTTCCGGTGACCGAAATGGATCGACTGATGCGAGCGGATGTGATCATAGGCGTTGATCTCCGCACCGCCGACGACACGATGCTGGGCGAGATCAAGGACATCGTACTCGATCCAAAACGGCAGACGATCGCATATGTGTTGGCTTCCCGCGGCGGTTTTCTGGGTTTGACCGAGGAGTTGATCGCCGTGCGTTGGGCTGATTTACGCGCCACCGACGACCACGAGATCTATGTACTAGACGTGTCGCCGGAAGCCTTCGCGGCGGCACCCAAGGTGGAGCGGCGGAATTTCGAAGCGAGCTCGGGGCAGGGCTGGCGCAACAGCCTCGATCAGTACTGGGCCGGTGTCATCGATAAATCGTAG